Proteins co-encoded in one Desulfitobacterium hafniense DCB-2 genomic window:
- a CDS encoding sulfite exporter TauE/SafE family protein gives MRRLYQSLMAASRAHAQWEIETTTNIIKNRKMLIILLLMALPLIIPAMVHAASLPEAIGGKAAYGPSYFSAKMFYGSIAIGVVAGLVTGCIGAGGGFLITPALMSLGVKGILSVGTDMFHIFAKAIMGTTLHKKMGNVNVGLAVAFLVGSGLGVTGGGIINRALYNYNPVMSDFTISMIYAVLLGFLGFFALSDYFKVRKSELSKNKIGLEKLTPMAERMQSVNLAPMIQFDEKIVPGGRKISGVFVAISGAITGLLAAILGVGGGFVTFPMFVYGLGISTYTTVGTDILQIIFTAGYGAIAQYALYGYIFYTLAMGCLLGSLLGVQIGAITTKVVSQSKIKAFYAIAILAGFINRIFALPEKLSQMGYISLTPSTGAILTNIGVWVFFGLVAIFAVWIIGTFIVNVPNLRAEYDEGSKAEYNAEYGEDNKAVVSTKRGAAQ, from the coding sequence ATGAGAAGACTTTATCAATCTCTTATGGCAGCTTCCAGGGCGCATGCCCAATGGGAGATTGAAACCACAACAAATATTATTAAAAATAGAAAGATGTTAATAATACTGTTGCTGATGGCGCTGCCCCTAATCATTCCGGCCATGGTTCACGCTGCATCTCTTCCAGAAGCCATCGGGGGTAAAGCAGCTTATGGACCTTCTTATTTCTCAGCCAAAATGTTTTATGGTTCCATAGCCATCGGTGTCGTAGCCGGCCTGGTCACCGGCTGTATTGGGGCCGGCGGAGGCTTTCTTATTACTCCGGCCCTGATGAGCTTAGGAGTTAAAGGGATATTATCCGTTGGTACAGACATGTTCCACATCTTTGCTAAAGCAATTATGGGAACCACCCTCCATAAGAAGATGGGCAATGTCAATGTCGGATTAGCCGTTGCTTTTTTGGTCGGTTCCGGGCTCGGGGTCACGGGGGGCGGAATTATCAACAGAGCGTTATATAACTATAACCCCGTCATGAGTGATTTTACTATCAGCATGATCTACGCTGTTTTGCTGGGATTCTTAGGATTCTTTGCTTTAAGCGATTATTTTAAAGTGAGAAAAAGTGAACTGTCCAAAAACAAGATCGGCCTGGAAAAACTAACCCCAATGGCTGAAAGAATGCAATCCGTCAACCTTGCCCCGATGATTCAATTTGATGAAAAAATAGTCCCGGGCGGGCGAAAAATATCCGGAGTGTTTGTCGCCATAAGCGGAGCCATCACCGGACTTTTAGCAGCCATCCTTGGTGTTGGCGGCGGTTTTGTGACCTTCCCGATGTTTGTGTATGGACTGGGGATTTCGACCTATACAACCGTGGGTACAGATATCCTGCAGATTATTTTTACCGCCGGTTATGGTGCCATTGCCCAATATGCACTTTACGGTTATATATTCTATACACTGGCTATGGGGTGTTTATTAGGATCATTGTTGGGTGTTCAAATAGGCGCAATCACGACCAAGGTAGTTTCCCAATCCAAAATTAAAGCTTTCTACGCCATAGCAATATTGGCCGGTTTTATCAACAGAATTTTTGCCCTGCCGGAAAAGTTAAGTCAAATGGGTTATATCAGCTTAACTCCTTCCACAGGCGCAATACTTACCAATATCGGAGTATGGGTGTTTTTTGGTTTGGTAGCGATATTCGCTGTTTGGATCATTGGGACCTTTATAGTGAACGTGCCGAATCTCCGGGCTGAATATGATGAAGGCAGCAAAGCTGAATATAATGCTGAATATGGCGAAGACAACAAGGCTGTTGTGTCGACGAAAAGAGGTGCCGCCCAATGA
- a CDS encoding zf-HC2 domain-containing protein: MKIDYCKLTEDLMPLYDDELLSKETKDFVEWHLEQCPECRKKYRDSDGQVPDIRKEIIYPELLNIEEEDKFRSAKTFLLKVRKRIFTAGIVVLIIMLIASAGSFFYGKSFNNEVPVKVNSVEDFANSLVPGWQRAQQSGQIVDINITKPIPDTEAVVTFEKVWYTPSYTYVLYTVTEPNKNYLMASQRVIDIPPEDYMRDNSTMEPLGKRWGGISPQGYHQIMVFMGYHTPVPAQELTLTVSNWIIPEGSMKPEPVDTIKGEISVNLPLQDEFLKESSERVNLDKSYEWEGRSLRLTGLEVKSSQTLLYGEAKLQEGETLSHLEGFIRSGGQSAGLSYESIVPGDAPNSFKFTLSAQPLNQWPGKVSLDIRAIQFKTSEVLNFPVDWSFYVSKEGQIDVTEEQVPAVAFYDGMVRLSSIDPTSWLELEIVEPSQNPLNKQPYIIMSPDPPFVERFNNYTTGLKITNEHGEVLEVGSRGSFRDGGRMGVGFEMDSEDELWKTSKKITITINKPEAHLVVNQEIELN; the protein is encoded by the coding sequence GTGAAGATTGATTATTGCAAGCTCACCGAGGATCTTATGCCCCTATATGATGACGAACTCCTATCGAAAGAAACGAAGGATTTTGTCGAATGGCACCTGGAGCAGTGTCCTGAATGCAGGAAAAAATACCGGGATAGCGATGGTCAAGTACCGGATATTCGGAAAGAAATAATCTACCCTGAACTATTGAACATTGAAGAAGAAGATAAATTTCGCTCGGCGAAAACATTTCTTCTTAAAGTTAGAAAACGCATATTTACCGCAGGAATCGTTGTTCTGATCATAATGCTCATTGCCAGTGCAGGCAGCTTTTTCTATGGTAAGAGTTTTAACAATGAAGTGCCGGTTAAAGTGAACTCAGTCGAGGACTTTGCCAATAGCCTTGTGCCGGGGTGGCAGAGGGCTCAACAGTCAGGGCAAATTGTGGATATCAATATAACCAAGCCTATCCCTGACACAGAGGCCGTAGTGACTTTTGAAAAGGTGTGGTATACTCCGTCTTATACCTATGTGCTCTATACGGTCACGGAACCGAACAAAAACTACTTGATGGCCTCTCAGAGGGTGATTGATATACCCCCGGAAGACTATATGAGAGACAATTCTACTATGGAACCTTTAGGCAAAAGGTGGGGAGGCATCTCTCCGCAAGGGTATCATCAGATCATGGTGTTTATGGGATATCATACTCCAGTTCCGGCACAGGAGCTTACTTTAACAGTTTCCAACTGGATAATCCCTGAAGGTTCCATGAAACCCGAACCCGTTGACACCATTAAGGGTGAAATTTCAGTTAACCTTCCTCTCCAGGATGAATTCCTGAAGGAGTCCTCGGAAAGGGTAAACCTTGATAAAAGCTATGAGTGGGAGGGGAGAAGCCTTCGCTTAACAGGCCTGGAGGTAAAGTCCTCGCAAACACTGCTCTATGGTGAAGCAAAGCTGCAGGAGGGGGAAACCTTAAGTCATCTTGAAGGCTTTATAAGATCCGGCGGGCAATCGGCAGGACTTAGCTATGAATCCATTGTTCCCGGTGATGCCCCGAATTCCTTCAAGTTTACCCTCTCTGCCCAACCCTTGAACCAGTGGCCAGGTAAAGTATCCTTGGATATCAGGGCTATCCAGTTCAAAACCTCCGAGGTGTTGAATTTCCCTGTGGATTGGTCCTTTTATGTAAGCAAAGAAGGCCAAATCGATGTTACTGAGGAGCAGGTCCCGGCAGTAGCCTTCTATGACGGTATGGTCAGATTATCGAGTATCGATCCAACCAGTTGGCTGGAACTGGAGATTGTGGAGCCTTCCCAAAACCCCCTGAACAAGCAGCCCTATATTATAATGTCCCCGGACCCGCCCTTTGTCGAACGCTTTAACAACTATACCACAGGACTGAAAATCACCAATGAGCATGGAGAAGTGCTTGAGGTTGGAAGTAGGGGAAGTTTTCGTGATGGAGGCAGAATGGGTGTAGGTTTCGAAATGGACAGTGAAGATGAATTGTGGAAGACCAGCAAGAAAATCACCATAACCATCAATAAACCTGAGGCACACTTAGTTGTCAATCAGGAAATAGAATTAAATTGA
- a CDS encoding RNA polymerase sigma factor, protein MRNLTEMYMELSAPIFSYLLRLSGDYDLAEELTQETFLRALQALPKFREEASVKTWLYAIARNTYLSKINKSHPKGIVFTSFDEEFLDGGERSADPAEQLLQKEQSQTMQRAIYCLPETYRTVIILREFEELSYGEIAKILGKTENWVRVTFFRAKQKLKETILALERGKESED, encoded by the coding sequence ATGAGAAACCTAACAGAAATGTATATGGAGCTTAGTGCGCCGATCTTCAGCTATCTCTTGCGTCTTTCCGGTGATTATGATCTGGCAGAGGAGTTAACTCAAGAAACCTTCTTGCGTGCGTTACAGGCACTGCCGAAATTTCGCGAAGAAGCTTCAGTAAAAACATGGTTGTATGCTATTGCACGTAATACCTACCTTAGCAAGATTAATAAAAGTCATCCTAAGGGCATCGTCTTTACTTCCTTCGATGAGGAATTTTTGGATGGAGGAGAGAGGTCTGCTGATCCAGCGGAGCAGCTTCTGCAAAAAGAGCAAAGCCAGACTATGCAAAGAGCCATCTACTGCTTGCCGGAAACCTATCGGACAGTGATCATTCTCAGAGAGTTTGAAGAATTGAGCTATGGTGAGATCGCAAAGATATTGGGGAAGACGGAAAACTGGGTTCGGGTAACCTTCTTTAGAGCGAAACAGAAGCTCAAAGAGACAATACTGGCGTTGGAAAGGGGGAAGGAAAGTGAAGATTGA